One window of Cryobacterium arcticum genomic DNA carries:
- the metG gene encoding methionine--tRNA ligase, which yields MSDGNSFYITTPIFYVNDVPHIGHAYTEVAADVLARWHRQRGEDTWLLTGTDEHGQKILRTATANGVTPKQWADRLVETAWKPLLKTVDIRNDDFIRTTDERHEVNAQKFLQHLFDAGHIYTGEYEGFYCVGCEEYKQPGDLVDGTGEYTGQQVCAIHSIPVELLHEKNYFFRMSTFTDQLLALYEANPTFIQPESARNEVISFVKQGLSDLSISRSSFDWGIKVPWDDSHVVYVWFDALLNYITAAGYGQDDAKFSRLWPATHIVGKDILRFHAVIWPAMLLAAGLPVPTQVFGHGWLLVGGEKMSKSKLTGIAPNQITDVFGSDTFRYYFMRAISFGQDGSFSWEDLSARYQSELANGFGNLASRVIAMVVRYCDGEIPAGGEPTDADAAIHATAIRVTQTANEAIDRLALHDALAAVWELVDELNGYITLQEPWALAKNPDDRERLETVLHTVVRGLGTLAVLLSPVTPQATATLWSALGGAGDVQDARIDRAWEWTGGTHVSPLAALFPRIEAAVG from the coding sequence ATGTCCGACGGCAATTCTTTCTACATCACCACGCCTATTTTCTATGTGAATGATGTCCCGCACATCGGGCACGCCTACACGGAGGTGGCCGCGGACGTTCTCGCGCGCTGGCACCGCCAGCGTGGGGAGGACACCTGGCTGCTCACCGGCACCGACGAGCACGGCCAGAAGATCCTGCGCACCGCCACCGCCAACGGCGTCACCCCCAAGCAGTGGGCCGACCGGCTGGTGGAGACCGCGTGGAAGCCGCTGCTGAAGACCGTCGACATCCGGAACGACGACTTCATCCGCACCACCGACGAGCGCCACGAGGTGAACGCGCAGAAGTTCCTGCAGCACCTCTTCGACGCCGGCCACATCTACACGGGCGAGTACGAGGGCTTCTACTGTGTGGGCTGTGAGGAGTACAAGCAGCCCGGCGACCTGGTCGACGGCACCGGCGAATACACCGGCCAGCAGGTCTGCGCCATCCACTCCATCCCCGTGGAGCTGCTGCACGAGAAGAACTACTTCTTCCGGATGAGCACCTTCACCGACCAGCTGCTGGCCCTCTACGAGGCCAACCCCACCTTCATCCAGCCCGAGTCCGCCCGCAACGAGGTCATCTCCTTCGTCAAGCAGGGCCTGAGTGACCTGTCGATCTCGCGCTCGAGCTTCGACTGGGGCATCAAGGTGCCGTGGGACGACAGTCACGTCGTCTACGTGTGGTTCGACGCGCTGCTCAACTACATCACCGCCGCCGGCTACGGCCAGGACGATGCGAAGTTCAGCCGCCTCTGGCCGGCCACGCACATCGTCGGCAAGGACATCCTGCGCTTCCACGCCGTCATCTGGCCCGCCATGCTGCTGGCCGCCGGCCTGCCGGTGCCCACCCAGGTGTTCGGCCACGGCTGGCTCCTGGTGGGCGGCGAGAAGATGAGCAAGTCCAAGCTCACCGGCATCGCCCCGAACCAGATCACCGACGTCTTCGGATCCGACACGTTCCGGTACTACTTCATGCGCGCCATCAGCTTCGGCCAGGACGGGTCGTTCTCCTGGGAGGACCTGTCCGCCCGGTACCAGTCCGAGCTGGCCAACGGCTTCGGCAACCTGGCCTCCCGCGTCATCGCCATGGTCGTGCGCTACTGCGACGGCGAGATCCCGGCCGGCGGCGAGCCCACGGACGCGGATGCCGCCATCCACGCCACGGCCATCCGGGTCACCCAGACCGCCAACGAGGCCATCGACAGGCTCGCCCTGCACGACGCCCTCGCTGCCGTGTGGGAACTCGTCGACGAACTCAACGGCTACATCACCCTGCAGGAGCCGTGGGCGCTGGCCAAGAACCCCGACGACCGGGAACGCCTCGAAACCGTGCTGCACACCGTGGTGCGGGGGCTCGGCACCCTCGCCGTGCTGCTGTCCCCGGTGACCCCGCAGGCCACCGCCACGCTGTGGAGCGCCCTGGGCGGCGCCGGAGACGTGCAGGACGCCCGCATCGACCGGGCCTGGGAATGGACCGGCGGCACCCACGTGTCACCGCTGGCGGCCCTGTTCCCGCGCATCGAGGCCGCCGTTGGCTAA
- the rsmI gene encoding 16S rRNA (cytidine(1402)-2'-O)-methyltransferase: MIILAATPIGNLGDASTRLIEALRTSTVIAAEDTRVTVHLLKALGVENRPRLIALHDHNERGKAAELVELARDTDLLVLSDAGMPTVSDPGFHLVDAAIAAGVTVTALPGPSAVLTALAVSGLPTDRFTFEGFLPRKHGERMQALREVATERRTMVFFESPNRLAASLTDLAAVLGAGRRVVVCRELTKFYEEVKRGTAAELAEWAEAGVRGEICVVVAGAEARVLDLATGVEEVLALVAAGARLKDAAADVSAASGLGKRDLYEAALTGRSAEAGSTRRKAEPQPDFPLS; this comes from the coding sequence ATGATCATTCTGGCTGCCACCCCCATCGGAAACCTCGGGGACGCCTCGACCCGCCTCATCGAGGCGCTGCGCACGAGCACCGTGATCGCCGCTGAGGACACCCGGGTGACCGTGCACCTGCTCAAGGCCCTCGGGGTGGAGAACCGGCCCCGGCTGATCGCGCTGCACGACCACAACGAGCGCGGCAAGGCCGCCGAGCTCGTCGAGCTGGCCCGCGACACCGACCTGCTCGTGCTCAGCGACGCGGGCATGCCCACGGTCTCCGACCCCGGCTTCCACCTGGTGGATGCCGCCATCGCTGCCGGCGTCACCGTCACGGCGCTGCCCGGCCCGTCGGCCGTGCTCACCGCACTGGCCGTGTCGGGGCTGCCCACCGACCGCTTCACCTTCGAGGGCTTCCTGCCCCGCAAGCACGGTGAACGGATGCAGGCCCTCCGCGAGGTGGCCACCGAGCGTCGCACCATGGTCTTCTTCGAATCGCCCAACCGACTGGCCGCGTCGCTGACCGACCTCGCCGCCGTGCTCGGCGCCGGCCGGCGTGTGGTGGTCTGCCGGGAGCTGACCAAGTTCTATGAAGAGGTCAAGCGCGGCACCGCCGCCGAACTGGCCGAGTGGGCCGAGGCGGGCGTGCGCGGGGAGATCTGCGTGGTCGTCGCGGGCGCCGAAGCCCGGGTGCTCGACCTGGCCACGGGCGTCGAAGAGGTCCTCGCCCTCGTCGCCGCGGGAGCCCGGCTCAAGGACGCCGCGGCCGACGTGTCCGCCGCCTCGGGGCTCGGCAAGCGCGACCTCTACGAGGCCGCCCTCACGGGCCGCTCCGCTGAGGCCGGGTCGACCCGTCGGAAGGCCGAGCCGCAGCCCGATTTCCCGCTCTCCTGA
- a CDS encoding dolichyl-phosphate-mannose--protein mannosyltransferase has product MLLTLRSTDRWPALWTHRWVRLAGPALVLLLAAVLRFVNLGHPGALVFDETFYVKDAWSLFNNGYESTWPAEADALFAAGQSNIFGTAPSFVVHPPLGKWLIALGMAAFGADNPWAWRIVTALIGVLAVALLMLIAKKLFGSVLLATIAGFLFAIDGNAIVMSRVALLDNYVMFFALLGFGAVLMDRDHHRARLGAWLNERRDNEVEPTWGPALWWRPWVFAAGLAFGLACSVKWSGVYFLAAFGIYLVVVDALARRRAGLPFWISGAILKQGPVTFLLMVPVAVVTFLISWTGWFVTRGGYYRDWADQAGQAWTGALAWVPHSVQSFWHYQSAAYAYHVGLVTPHPYQANPLTWLAMTRPTSMYYQGSSLGESGCGYTTCSEAITGIANPLIWWAASAAILYLVYRLARYREWRVGLVLMGMVAGYLPWLMYLNRTVFQFYTIAFEPYLLLGLTFVIGMLIKSGAGRTIVIVFLVLATLVSAFFFPLWTGAQVPFGFWQLHIWLPSWR; this is encoded by the coding sequence GTGCTGCTCACCCTGCGATCGACCGACCGTTGGCCCGCCCTGTGGACCCACCGGTGGGTGCGTCTGGCGGGCCCCGCGCTGGTGCTGTTGCTCGCCGCCGTCCTGAGGTTCGTCAACCTCGGTCACCCCGGCGCCCTCGTGTTCGACGAGACCTTCTATGTGAAGGATGCCTGGAGCCTGTTCAATAACGGCTACGAGTCGACCTGGCCCGCTGAAGCGGATGCCCTGTTCGCCGCCGGGCAGAGCAACATCTTCGGCACCGCACCGTCGTTCGTGGTGCATCCGCCGCTCGGCAAGTGGCTCATCGCGCTGGGCATGGCGGCCTTCGGCGCCGACAACCCGTGGGCCTGGCGCATCGTCACGGCGCTCATCGGGGTGCTGGCCGTTGCCCTGCTGATGCTCATCGCGAAGAAACTGTTCGGCTCGGTTCTGCTGGCCACGATCGCCGGTTTCCTCTTCGCCATCGACGGCAACGCCATCGTGATGAGCCGGGTGGCGCTGCTCGACAACTACGTGATGTTCTTCGCCTTGCTCGGCTTCGGTGCGGTGCTGATGGACCGTGACCACCATCGGGCGCGCCTGGGCGCCTGGCTGAACGAACGGCGGGACAACGAGGTCGAGCCCACCTGGGGCCCCGCGCTCTGGTGGCGCCCCTGGGTGTTCGCCGCCGGGCTCGCCTTCGGGCTGGCCTGCTCGGTGAAATGGTCCGGGGTCTACTTCCTCGCCGCGTTCGGCATCTATCTCGTCGTCGTCGACGCCCTGGCCCGGCGCCGGGCCGGCCTGCCGTTCTGGATCAGCGGGGCGATCCTCAAGCAGGGCCCGGTGACGTTCCTGTTGATGGTGCCGGTGGCCGTCGTCACGTTCCTGATCTCCTGGACCGGCTGGTTCGTCACCCGGGGCGGGTACTACCGCGACTGGGCAGACCAGGCCGGGCAGGCCTGGACCGGCGCGCTGGCCTGGGTGCCGCACTCCGTGCAGAGTTTCTGGCACTACCAGAGCGCCGCGTACGCGTATCACGTGGGCCTGGTCACGCCGCATCCGTACCAGGCGAACCCGCTCACCTGGCTGGCGATGACCCGCCCCACGAGCATGTACTACCAGGGCAGCAGCCTGGGCGAGAGCGGCTGCGGGTACACGACGTGCTCGGAGGCCATCACCGGCATCGCCAATCCGCTGATCTGGTGGGCTGCCAGCGCCGCGATCCTGTACCTGGTCTACCGACTGGCGCGGTATCGCGAGTGGCGCGTCGGCCTGGTCCTGATGGGCATGGTCGCCGGCTACCTGCCCTGGCTGATGTACCTGAACCGCACGGTCTTCCAGTTCTACACGATCGCGTTCGAGCCCTACCTGCTGCTCGGTCTCACCTTCGTCATCGGCATGCTGATCAAGTCCGGCGCCGGGCGCACGATCGTGATCGTCTTCCTGGTCCTTGCCACCCTGGTGAGCGCATTCTTCTTCCCGCTCTGGACCGGTGCGCAGGTCCCGTTCGGCTTCTGGCAACTGCACATCTGGCTGCCGAGCTGGCGCTGA
- a CDS encoding fatty acid desaturase family protein: protein MSEASAAPTVRIVRTRKGGDSKNPTTEYSSLLHTVRNLGLLQRRTGFYWGMFAALVLITAGLGVGFVLLGDSWYQLIIAGVLGLILTQFAFLAHEASHRQVFESGPANDRAGRILANLFVGISYAWWMTKHSRHHANPNVVGKDPDIDPDFIVFREEDAAKVNWITSFMTRKQGYLFFPLLTLEGINLHIQGFKTVFGKGKVDKRWLEITMLTSRIVLYFAVIFYFLPLGMAFAFIGVQMAVFGVYMGASFAPNHKGMPQLPHESKVDFLRRQVLTSRNIRGGTVMDTFMGGLNYQVEHHLFPNMARPHLKKAQEITKEYCESNKILYTETGLFESYGIVIAYLNKVGLAARDPFDCPMVQRFHHR from the coding sequence ATGTCGGAAGCATCTGCCGCACCCACGGTGCGTATTGTCCGCACTCGCAAGGGTGGCGACTCCAAGAATCCCACCACCGAGTACTCCTCCCTCCTGCACACCGTGCGCAACCTCGGCCTGCTGCAGCGCCGCACGGGCTTCTACTGGGGTATGTTCGCCGCCCTGGTGCTGATCACAGCCGGCCTGGGCGTGGGCTTCGTCCTGCTCGGTGACTCCTGGTACCAGCTCATCATCGCCGGCGTGCTCGGCCTGATCCTCACCCAGTTCGCTTTCCTGGCCCACGAGGCCTCGCACCGCCAGGTGTTCGAGTCCGGCCCCGCCAATGACCGGGCCGGCCGCATCCTCGCCAACCTCTTCGTCGGCATCAGCTACGCCTGGTGGATGACCAAGCACAGCCGTCACCACGCCAACCCGAACGTGGTCGGCAAGGACCCCGACATCGACCCCGACTTCATCGTGTTCCGCGAGGAAGACGCCGCGAAGGTCAACTGGATCACCTCCTTCATGACCCGCAAGCAGGGCTACCTGTTCTTCCCGCTGCTCACCCTCGAGGGCATCAACCTGCACATCCAGGGGTTCAAGACCGTCTTCGGCAAGGGCAAGGTCGACAAGCGCTGGCTCGAGATCACCATGCTCACCAGCCGCATCGTGCTGTACTTCGCCGTCATCTTCTACTTCCTCCCGCTCGGCATGGCGTTCGCGTTCATCGGCGTGCAGATGGCCGTCTTCGGCGTGTACATGGGTGCGTCCTTCGCGCCCAACCACAAGGGCATGCCGCAGCTGCCGCACGAGAGCAAGGTCGACTTCCTGCGCCGTCAGGTGCTCACCTCGCGCAACATCCGCGGCGGCACCGTCATGGACACCTTCATGGGCGGCCTGAACTATCAGGTCGAGCACCACCTGTTCCCGAACATGGCCCGCCCGCACCTCAAGAAGGCGCAGGAGATCACCAAGGAATACTGCGAGTCGAACAAGATCCTCTACACCGAGACGGGCCTGTTCGAGTCGTACGGCATCGTGATCGCCTACCTCAACAAGGTGGGCCTGGCCGCACGTGACCCGTTCGACTGCCCGATGGTGCAGCGCTTCCACCACCGCTAG
- a CDS encoding YeiH family protein, producing the protein MGRVERVWIWGIAAAAGATLVAWAVHSIVPAVPLLTVAVVLGIIVGQLPVLRPAVTGALKPGLSVAAKRLMRLGVVLLGLKLSLVDIAGLGWLTITTTVLIVILTFFGTLWLGRTMGLPGHQPLLIATGFAICGASAIGAMSGVVKAKDEETATPVALVTLCGTLAIGVLPLLWHPLGLTDLQFGHWVGAGVHDVGQVVATAQIAGTAALAVAVVIKLTRVLMLAPIVASVAVYERRRQAVAVSPVGSGLPQSDDTATAAATTGARRPPVLPLFVAGFLALVLVRTLVPLPPAVLVAADLAQTVLLAMALFGLGTAVRLGSLLRTGGRALGVGLASWLLIAVLALGAVLIS; encoded by the coding sequence ATGGGTAGGGTTGAGCGGGTGTGGATCTGGGGAATTGCGGCGGCCGCCGGGGCCACGCTCGTGGCGTGGGCCGTGCACAGCATCGTGCCCGCCGTGCCGCTACTCACCGTCGCCGTGGTCCTCGGGATCATCGTGGGGCAGCTGCCCGTGCTGCGCCCCGCCGTCACCGGCGCACTGAAACCCGGCCTCTCCGTGGCGGCCAAGCGCCTGATGCGGCTCGGCGTGGTGTTGCTCGGGCTCAAGCTCAGCCTCGTCGACATCGCGGGCCTGGGCTGGCTCACCATCACGACCACCGTGCTCATCGTCATCCTCACCTTTTTCGGCACGCTCTGGCTCGGCCGCACGATGGGCCTGCCCGGGCACCAGCCGCTGCTGATCGCCACGGGCTTCGCCATCTGCGGCGCCTCCGCCATCGGCGCCATGAGCGGCGTGGTCAAGGCCAAGGACGAGGAGACCGCGACCCCGGTGGCGCTCGTCACCCTGTGCGGAACGCTCGCGATCGGCGTGCTGCCGCTGCTCTGGCATCCGCTGGGCCTGACCGACCTGCAGTTCGGCCACTGGGTGGGCGCGGGCGTGCACGACGTGGGCCAGGTCGTGGCCACCGCCCAGATCGCCGGAACCGCCGCCCTCGCCGTGGCCGTGGTCATCAAGCTCACCCGGGTGCTCATGCTGGCCCCCATCGTGGCGAGCGTCGCGGTGTACGAACGTCGCCGCCAGGCCGTCGCGGTGTCCCCGGTCGGGTCCGGCCTGCCGCAGTCCGACGACACCGCCACCGCCGCCGCGACGACCGGCGCCCGGCGCCCCCCGGTGCTGCCGCTGTTCGTGGCCGGCTTCCTGGCCCTGGTGCTCGTGCGCACCCTGGTTCCGCTTCCCCCGGCGGTCCTGGTCGCCGCCGACCTCGCCCAGACCGTGCTGCTGGCCATGGCCCTGTTCGGGCTGGGCACGGCCGTGCGCCTCGGCTCGCTGCTGCGCACCGGCGGACGGGCCCTGGGCGTGGGCTTGGCCTCCTGGCTGCTCATCGCGGTTCTCGCGCTGGGCGCCGTGCTGATCAGCTGA
- a CDS encoding O-acetylhomoserine aminocarboxypropyltransferase/cysteine synthase family protein, whose protein sequence is MADREYGFTTRAIHAGNIPDAVTGARALPIYQTSAFVFDDTADAAARFALQKYGNVYSRLSNPTVAAFEERIASLEGGLGAVATASGLAAQYITFASLAGAGDHIVSSANLYGGSITQLDVTLRRFGVETTFVQSAEPADYAAAITPKTKLIFAETVANPSGEVADIEGLAAVAHAAGIPLIIDSTIATPYLCRPIEWGADIVIHSATKFLGGHGTTLGGIVVESGRFNWNSEKFPLFTEPVPSYGGLEWSGNFGEYAFLTRLRAEQLRDIGPVLAPHSAFLLAQGVETLPYRLQAHVNNARTVAEWLDADPRVDFVNWAGLPGHPHYERGLKYLPKGPGSVFSFGVKGGRDAGRTFIESVDLASHLANIGDAKTLVIHPASTTHAQLSEQQLVDAGVLAGLVRISVGIEDVDDIIYDLDQALTRAAAAGGTE, encoded by the coding sequence ATGGCAGATCGCGAGTACGGCTTCACGACCAGGGCAATCCACGCCGGGAACATCCCCGACGCCGTCACCGGGGCACGGGCGCTGCCGATCTACCAAACCAGCGCGTTCGTCTTCGACGACACCGCGGATGCCGCCGCCCGCTTCGCCCTGCAGAAGTACGGCAATGTGTACTCCCGGTTGTCCAACCCCACCGTGGCCGCGTTCGAAGAACGCATCGCCAGCCTGGAGGGCGGTCTGGGCGCCGTCGCCACCGCATCGGGCCTGGCCGCGCAGTACATCACCTTCGCCAGCCTCGCCGGCGCCGGCGATCACATCGTCTCCAGCGCCAACCTCTACGGCGGCTCGATCACCCAACTCGACGTGACGCTGCGCCGGTTCGGTGTGGAGACCACCTTCGTGCAGTCCGCCGAGCCGGCCGACTACGCCGCGGCGATCACCCCCAAGACCAAGCTGATCTTCGCCGAGACCGTGGCCAACCCGTCCGGCGAGGTCGCCGACATCGAGGGGCTCGCCGCCGTCGCCCACGCTGCCGGGATCCCCCTCATCATCGACTCCACCATCGCCACGCCGTACCTCTGCCGGCCCATCGAATGGGGCGCCGACATCGTCATCCACTCCGCCACCAAGTTCCTCGGCGGCCACGGCACCACCCTCGGTGGCATCGTCGTGGAGAGCGGCCGGTTCAACTGGAACAGCGAGAAGTTCCCGCTGTTCACCGAACCGGTTCCCAGCTACGGCGGTCTGGAGTGGTCGGGCAACTTCGGCGAATACGCCTTCCTCACCCGCCTCCGCGCCGAACAGCTGCGCGACATCGGTCCGGTGCTCGCACCGCACTCCGCGTTCCTGCTCGCCCAGGGCGTCGAGACGCTGCCCTACCGGCTGCAGGCGCACGTGAACAACGCCCGCACCGTGGCCGAATGGCTGGATGCCGATCCCCGGGTCGACTTCGTCAACTGGGCCGGCCTGCCCGGCCACCCGCACTACGAACGCGGTCTCAAGTACCTGCCCAAGGGCCCTGGCTCGGTCTTCAGCTTCGGCGTCAAGGGCGGCCGCGACGCCGGCCGCACCTTCATCGAATCGGTCGACCTGGCCAGCCACCTGGCCAACATCGGCGACGCCAAGACCCTGGTGATCCACCCGGCCTCCACCACGCATGCCCAGCTCAGCGAGCAGCAGCTCGTGGACGCCGGCGTGCTCGCCGGGCTGGTGCGCATCAGCGTGGGCATTGAGGACGTCGACGACATCATTTACGATCTCGACCAGGCGCTGACCCGCGCCGCCGCCGCAGGAGGAACCGAATGA
- a CDS encoding CoA-binding protein, whose protein sequence is MSTETVPDSETVQLTNGLSCSVPSDSPLAKLLRTQRTWEGPDAKARLGILRSAKSVAIVGASPNPARSSYFVGTYLQQSSDYRVYFVNPRADTILGQKAYPDLASLPEVPDIVDVFRKASDIPQVLDDALAVGAKTVWVQLGIWNQEAAEYGESKGLTIVMDRCIKIEHARFHGGLHLLGFDTGQITARKTIR, encoded by the coding sequence ATGAGCACCGAGACCGTGCCAGATTCCGAGACCGTGCAGCTCACCAACGGACTCAGCTGCAGCGTGCCCTCCGACTCCCCCCTGGCGAAACTGCTGCGCACCCAGCGCACTTGGGAGGGACCGGACGCCAAGGCGCGGCTGGGCATCCTGCGCTCGGCCAAATCGGTCGCCATCGTGGGCGCCTCCCCCAACCCGGCCCGCTCGAGCTACTTCGTCGGCACCTACCTGCAGCAGTCGAGCGATTACCGGGTCTACTTCGTCAACCCGCGCGCCGACACCATCCTCGGTCAGAAGGCCTACCCCGACCTGGCCTCGCTCCCGGAGGTGCCCGACATCGTCGACGTGTTCCGCAAGGCCTCCGACATCCCGCAGGTGTTGGACGACGCCCTCGCGGTCGGCGCGAAGACCGTGTGGGTGCAGCTGGGCATCTGGAACCAGGAGGCCGCCGAGTACGGCGAGTCGAAGGGCCTCACCATCGTGATGGACCGCTGCATCAAGATCGAGCACGCCCGCTTCCACGGCGGCCTGCACCTGCTCGGCTTCGACACCGGGCAGATCACGGCCCGCAAGACCATCCGGTAG
- a CDS encoding L-serine ammonia-lyase, protein MTAYVSALDLFSIGIGPSSSHTVGPMRAARAFAENLAAGGRLGEVARIRCSLFGSLGSTGLGHGTPDAVLAGLAGLRPEVCDPDEVRNLWAHLADGATLRLNGSHPVAVRKSDVVFEPRTRLPGHPNAMTLTAYGSDESAPAVLEETYYSIGGGFIRRDGDPVRPAATVAQPMPYASSAALLELCDSHGIGICDVARANEEAVHGADRLDAGLDAIWAAMHACVEAGLHVDGTLPGGLGVKRRASAIRMQLEEYDGLTLRERDTSTEWLHAFALAVNEENASGGRVVTAPTNGAAGIIPAVAHYYLRFVPGAGAAGIRRFLLTAVAIGSLVKANASISGAEGGCQAEVGSACAMAAGALCAVLGGTPRQVENAAEIAMEHHLGLTCDPVGGLVQVPCIERNAIAASTAVSAARLALHGDGTHLVSLDTVIETMRQTGLDMMTKYKETSEGGLAVNVIEC, encoded by the coding sequence GTGACTGCGTACGTATCGGCCCTCGACCTCTTCTCCATCGGAATCGGTCCATCCAGTTCCCACACCGTCGGCCCGATGCGGGCCGCCCGCGCCTTCGCCGAAAACCTGGCCGCCGGCGGCCGGCTCGGCGAGGTGGCGCGCATCCGCTGTTCGCTGTTCGGCTCGCTCGGGTCCACGGGCCTCGGCCACGGCACCCCGGATGCCGTGCTGGCCGGTCTCGCGGGCCTCCGCCCCGAGGTCTGCGACCCCGATGAGGTGCGGAACCTCTGGGCGCACCTCGCCGACGGCGCCACGCTGCGACTGAACGGCAGCCATCCGGTGGCCGTGCGGAAGAGCGACGTGGTGTTCGAGCCGCGCACCCGGCTCCCCGGGCACCCGAATGCGATGACGCTCACGGCCTACGGCTCCGACGAGTCGGCGCCGGCCGTTCTCGAGGAGACCTACTACTCGATCGGCGGCGGCTTCATCCGCCGCGACGGCGACCCGGTGCGCCCGGCGGCCACCGTGGCGCAGCCGATGCCGTACGCGTCGAGCGCGGCTCTGCTCGAGCTCTGTGACAGCCACGGAATCGGCATCTGCGACGTGGCCAGGGCCAACGAGGAGGCCGTGCACGGCGCGGACCGCCTCGACGCCGGACTCGACGCCATCTGGGCGGCCATGCACGCCTGCGTCGAGGCCGGCCTGCACGTAGACGGCACCCTTCCCGGCGGACTCGGGGTCAAGCGGCGAGCCTCGGCCATACGTATGCAATTGGAAGAATATGACGGTCTGACGCTGCGGGAACGGGACACCTCGACCGAGTGGCTGCACGCCTTCGCCCTCGCTGTGAACGAGGAGAACGCCTCCGGAGGCCGGGTCGTCACCGCGCCGACCAACGGCGCCGCGGGCATCATCCCCGCCGTCGCCCACTACTACCTGCGCTTCGTGCCCGGGGCCGGGGCCGCCGGGATCCGCCGGTTCCTGCTCACCGCCGTGGCCATCGGGTCGCTCGTCAAGGCGAACGCGTCGATCTCCGGTGCGGAGGGCGGCTGCCAGGCCGAGGTGGGCTCTGCCTGTGCGATGGCCGCCGGTGCGCTCTGCGCCGTGCTCGGCGGCACCCCGCGCCAGGTGGAGAACGCGGCGGAGATCGCCATGGAACATCACCTCGGACTCACCTGCGATCCCGTTGGCGGACTCGTGCAGGTGCCCTGCATCGAACGCAACGCGATCGCCGCCTCCACCGCGGTCTCGGCGGCCCGGCTCGCCCTGCACGGCGACGGCACCCACCTGGTGTCGCTGGACACGGTGATCGAGACCATGCGTCAGACCGGCCTGGACATGATGACCAAGTACAAGGAGACCAGCGAGGGCGGCCTGGCCGTCAACGTCATCGAGTGCTGA
- a CDS encoding LysM peptidoglycan-binding domain-containing protein, producing MTESLFTARRAFTVAVLAVAAAALSGCAPAPAPVVTQTIVITPTPTPTPTPTPTATPTPVATTPPVAEAEPDPLVANPEVPEVPLPEGPAYDNGAIPGAQAAPVRDGAGNLTSYTVIDGDTFFDIAQRFDLPMQQLLRMNPSVSGLGENIRLRQVINLDWTTTG from the coding sequence ATGACCGAATCGCTGTTCACCGCACGACGTGCGTTCACCGTTGCCGTGCTCGCGGTCGCCGCTGCGGCGCTGAGCGGCTGCGCCCCGGCGCCGGCCCCCGTGGTGACCCAGACCATCGTCATCACGCCGACGCCGACGCCCACCCCGACACCGACACCCACCGCCACGCCGACGCCCGTGGCCACCACGCCGCCGGTCGCTGAGGCGGAACCGGACCCTTTGGTGGCCAACCCCGAGGTTCCTGAGGTTCCACTGCCAGAGGGCCCCGCCTACGACAACGGCGCCATCCCCGGCGCCCAGGCCGCCCCGGTGCGGGACGGCGCGGGCAACCTCACGAGCTACACGGTCATCGACGGTGACACGTTCTTCGACATCGCCCAGCGCTTCGACCTGCCGATGCAGCAGCTGCTCCGCATGAACCCGTCGGTGTCTGGGCTCGGCGAGAACATCCGCCTGCGCCAGGTGATCAACCTGGACTGGACGACGACGGGCTGA